From a single Myotis daubentonii chromosome 5, mMyoDau2.1, whole genome shotgun sequence genomic region:
- the SPRY4 gene encoding protein sprouty homolog 4 isoform X3 — protein sequence MEPPIPQTAPLTPSSVMVQPLLDSRVPHSRLQHPLTILPIDQMKTSHVENDYIDNPGLAPPTGPKRTRGGAPEPASTPARCDQDVTHHWISFSGRPSSVSSSSSTSSDQRLLDHMAPPPVADQASPRAVRIQPKAIHCKPLDLKGPAAPPELDKHFLLCEACGKCKCKECAAPRTLPSCWVCNQECLCSAQTLVNYGTCMCLVQGVFYHCTNEDDEGSCADHPCSCSRSNCCARWSFMGALSLVLPCLLCYLPATGCVKLAQRGYDRLRRPGCRCKHTNSVICKAAAGDAQASRPDKPF from the coding sequence ATGGAGCCCCCGATCCCACAGACCGCCCCCTTGACTCCCAGCTCAGTCATGGTCCAGCCCCTTCTCGACAGCCGCGTGCCCCACAGCCGGCTCCAGCACCCACTCACCATCCTCCCCATCGACCAGATGAAGACCAGCCACGTGGAGAACGACTACATCGACAACCCTGGCCTGGCGCCCCCCACCGGCCCCAAGCGGACCCGGGGTGGGGCCCCGGAGCCGGCCTCCACGCCTGCCCGCTGTGACCAGGACGTCACCCACCACTGGATCTCCTTCAGTGGCCGCCCCAGCTccgtgagcagcagcagcagcacgtcCTCCGACCAGCGGCTCTTAGACCACATGGCGCCGCCCCCCGTGGCCGACCAGGCCTCCCCGAGGGCCGTGCGCATCCAGCCCAAGGCCATCCACTGCAAGCCGCTGGACCTCAAGGGGCCCGCAGCGCCTCCCGAGCTGGACAAGCACTTCCTGCTGTGCGAGGCCTGCGGGAAGTGCAAGTGCAAGGAGTGCGCGGCGCCCCGGACGTTGCCCTCGTGCTGGGTCTGCAACCAGGAGTGCCTGTGCTCCGCCCAGACCCTGGTCAACTACGGCACCTGCATGTGCCTGGTGCAAGGGGTCTTCTACCACTGCACCAACGAGGACGATGAGGGCTCCTGCGCCGAccacccctgctcctgctcccgctCCAACTGCTGCGCCCGCTGGTCCTTCATGGGCGCCCTCTCCCTGGTgctgccctgcctgctctgctACCTGCCCGCCACCGGCTGCGTGAAGCTGGCCCAGCGCGGCTACGACCGCTTGCGCCGCCCCGGCTGCCGCTGCAAGCACACGAACAGCGTCATCTGCAAGGCGGCCGCTGGCGACGCCCAGGCCAGCAGACCCGACAAGCCTTTCTGA
- the SPRY4 gene encoding protein sprouty homolog 4 isoform X2: MNSGPLEACFSVLPRTSSPMEPPIPQTAPLTPSSVMVQPLLDSRVPHSRLQHPLTILPIDQMKTSHVENDYIDNPGLAPPTGPKRTRGGAPEPASTPARCDQDVTHHWISFSGRPSSVSSSSSTSSDQRLLDHMAPPPVADQASPRAVRIQPKAIHCKPLDLKGPAAPPELDKHFLLCEACGKCKCKECAAPRTLPSCWVCNQECLCSAQTLVNYGTCMCLVQGVFYHCTNEDDEGSCADHPCSCSRSNCCARWSFMGALSLVLPCLLCYLPATGCVKLAQRGYDRLRRPGCRCKHTNSVICKAAAGDAQASRPDKPF; this comes from the exons ATGAACTCAG ggcccctaGAAGCCTGTTTCTCAGTGCTGCCCAGGACCTCCAGCCCCATGGAGCCCCCGATCCCACAGACCGCCCCCTTGACTCCCAGCTCAGTCATGGTCCAGCCCCTTCTCGACAGCCGCGTGCCCCACAGCCGGCTCCAGCACCCACTCACCATCCTCCCCATCGACCAGATGAAGACCAGCCACGTGGAGAACGACTACATCGACAACCCTGGCCTGGCGCCCCCCACCGGCCCCAAGCGGACCCGGGGTGGGGCCCCGGAGCCGGCCTCCACGCCTGCCCGCTGTGACCAGGACGTCACCCACCACTGGATCTCCTTCAGTGGCCGCCCCAGCTccgtgagcagcagcagcagcacgtcCTCCGACCAGCGGCTCTTAGACCACATGGCGCCGCCCCCCGTGGCCGACCAGGCCTCCCCGAGGGCCGTGCGCATCCAGCCCAAGGCCATCCACTGCAAGCCGCTGGACCTCAAGGGGCCCGCAGCGCCTCCCGAGCTGGACAAGCACTTCCTGCTGTGCGAGGCCTGCGGGAAGTGCAAGTGCAAGGAGTGCGCGGCGCCCCGGACGTTGCCCTCGTGCTGGGTCTGCAACCAGGAGTGCCTGTGCTCCGCCCAGACCCTGGTCAACTACGGCACCTGCATGTGCCTGGTGCAAGGGGTCTTCTACCACTGCACCAACGAGGACGATGAGGGCTCCTGCGCCGAccacccctgctcctgctcccgctCCAACTGCTGCGCCCGCTGGTCCTTCATGGGCGCCCTCTCCCTGGTgctgccctgcctgctctgctACCTGCCCGCCACCGGCTGCGTGAAGCTGGCCCAGCGCGGCTACGACCGCTTGCGCCGCCCCGGCTGCCGCTGCAAGCACACGAACAGCGTCATCTGCAAGGCGGCCGCTGGCGACGCCCAGGCCAGCAGACCCGACAAGCCTTTCTGA
- the SPRY4 gene encoding protein sprouty homolog 4 isoform X1, with protein sequence MGTGVLTGQTLTPGIHSLFLPPPPGPLEACFSVLPRTSSPMEPPIPQTAPLTPSSVMVQPLLDSRVPHSRLQHPLTILPIDQMKTSHVENDYIDNPGLAPPTGPKRTRGGAPEPASTPARCDQDVTHHWISFSGRPSSVSSSSSTSSDQRLLDHMAPPPVADQASPRAVRIQPKAIHCKPLDLKGPAAPPELDKHFLLCEACGKCKCKECAAPRTLPSCWVCNQECLCSAQTLVNYGTCMCLVQGVFYHCTNEDDEGSCADHPCSCSRSNCCARWSFMGALSLVLPCLLCYLPATGCVKLAQRGYDRLRRPGCRCKHTNSVICKAAAGDAQASRPDKPF encoded by the coding sequence ATGGGGACGGGGGTATTAACAGGCCAAACACTGACGCCTGGAAtccattctctcttcctccccccacccccagggcccctaGAAGCCTGTTTCTCAGTGCTGCCCAGGACCTCCAGCCCCATGGAGCCCCCGATCCCACAGACCGCCCCCTTGACTCCCAGCTCAGTCATGGTCCAGCCCCTTCTCGACAGCCGCGTGCCCCACAGCCGGCTCCAGCACCCACTCACCATCCTCCCCATCGACCAGATGAAGACCAGCCACGTGGAGAACGACTACATCGACAACCCTGGCCTGGCGCCCCCCACCGGCCCCAAGCGGACCCGGGGTGGGGCCCCGGAGCCGGCCTCCACGCCTGCCCGCTGTGACCAGGACGTCACCCACCACTGGATCTCCTTCAGTGGCCGCCCCAGCTccgtgagcagcagcagcagcacgtcCTCCGACCAGCGGCTCTTAGACCACATGGCGCCGCCCCCCGTGGCCGACCAGGCCTCCCCGAGGGCCGTGCGCATCCAGCCCAAGGCCATCCACTGCAAGCCGCTGGACCTCAAGGGGCCCGCAGCGCCTCCCGAGCTGGACAAGCACTTCCTGCTGTGCGAGGCCTGCGGGAAGTGCAAGTGCAAGGAGTGCGCGGCGCCCCGGACGTTGCCCTCGTGCTGGGTCTGCAACCAGGAGTGCCTGTGCTCCGCCCAGACCCTGGTCAACTACGGCACCTGCATGTGCCTGGTGCAAGGGGTCTTCTACCACTGCACCAACGAGGACGATGAGGGCTCCTGCGCCGAccacccctgctcctgctcccgctCCAACTGCTGCGCCCGCTGGTCCTTCATGGGCGCCCTCTCCCTGGTgctgccctgcctgctctgctACCTGCCCGCCACCGGCTGCGTGAAGCTGGCCCAGCGCGGCTACGACCGCTTGCGCCGCCCCGGCTGCCGCTGCAAGCACACGAACAGCGTCATCTGCAAGGCGGCCGCTGGCGACGCCCAGGCCAGCAGACCCGACAAGCCTTTCTGA